The Pangasianodon hypophthalmus isolate fPanHyp1 chromosome 23, fPanHyp1.pri, whole genome shotgun sequence genome includes the window CGCACAGATCCAGAAGCCGATGTCAACATGACAGGGACGtgtaacacaaaacacacaccatttcTATCAGGCTTTGTGAGATTGGTAGGCCTAATAATGTTTCAAACCATAAAACCAAGTGATCTTGAGAATTTTTTTGACATGCATTAGattcttctttttaataatatcCGTATGACTGTGGTTGAAGCTGTTGTGCTGGAaagatgatttttaaaaaatggtgaaGTTGTGGTGCTCATTGTTCCCGGAGAGGCCTGCAGCACAAAGCGCTAGTgtttacattaatattcataGCGCTGCCGCGGCCTGCGCGCGCGAGGAGGAACGGGTGGCTCTTTTGTTCGCGCGTGTCAATACGTTTATTCAGCGCAAAAGGGGCTCGCTTTTTATGAATGCCTAAAGAGCGCACAGATCCTTGTTCAGCCAAAGCGGAGAGGGGATAACGATTTAAGCGATTCCGGTAGAGGGACCAAATTAAGCAGTGAAGGCggatctttatttatttgaatgttttattttttatttgcctcAGAGCCTCAGAGCTGACTCTGTTTCAGCACTCTGGATAGAGACAGGACACAATTTCCTCACCACCACCTCTCCTTTTTCCTAACATGTCTGTTTTGTGTTCTATCATGTTGCAGAAAATTGCATTAGGTTTCCACTTGGCTGCAAAAAAGGCAAGCATAAAGGCATATAGTTGAAATTCTTGTAAGAGATTTATATAATGTAACAGAATATGGAACAGAATACACAAGcgtttgtttattcaatcagataaaatgtaaaagagGACTGATCTGTGCGGGATTTGATAATGATGAAGCATTTCACTTGGTGTCCTGTAGCTCTGCAGCTGCCACTGTGATCCTCTAAGCTGCAGTGAGAATGTGGCTAATGCCTTTTGTTTAGAATAATCCTGTAATCTGAGTTACTGAGACGGCCCGTTATAGCAGTCTAAGCTTTCACTTTTTCAGTCACTGAAATCTTTGAaattgagatttaaaaaaaatcagaaaaatctcTTTAACTCTCTCCAGTTCTTTCAGTAACAGGCTGAGGCAGTGGTGCTGTTTATTGAACCATGTTTTCAGCCCATACGAGGCTACTTAATGACTAAGAACAGCAACAAAATCTAAATCTGTTTGGTCAGCAAAACTGTCAATCTCACAGCACTGTATTTAGGAAGCACAGCTGTTTTCAGAAAATGGCTTCCTATAAGCACAAAGAAGACACGGAAGTGACATCAGAGTGCTTCACTTGTATATATTTCACTTGTAATTTCATGTGACAGGGTTTTTTCTTtcaatcaaatgtttttttatacttCATCCAACATTTCAGTAGGAACTCAAAGACATCACTTTAGTTTTTCTTAAAACTCCCCATATTGTTGCAATTCAAACAACCACAGCGTGAGTTCCAGTCATATCTAAATATACCCATAATACCCATGTTTTCTTTTAGCCAACAAAGTTCTGAGTGTGTCCTCAATTAGCAATGGTAATAATATATCAGgtctaatataattttaaaattctacaatcatattacagttttattcatAAGAGTAGTAGAAAAGGTGTAAGGTGGTTACAGGCCATTTTTGCATGAAAGACTGGGTCAGTTTGGTCTTTCTCTTTCCTAGAAATAGAAAAGTACAAGCTGGGGAAGAGAGGTGAAGCCAGTTCAcgttgtgtgtaatgtgtttgtcTAGTACAAGGTCAGTGCCCCTTGTGGAACTGCAGGTAAGACTGGTGGAATGCAGGTTCCTGAGGAATGCAGTGTCAGCGCTTGGTACTAAAACTTTGGCATGAGTGAACCTGCAGGAGGCTTGTCTATGTGAATCAGGCATTTGTGGATGAAAagatcttcttcttcctctaGTTTGCTTTGGCAATAGCAGGGGCCTAAGGGCAGAAAGAGCTGCTGCACATTACGCAGCATTTTACGTTTGTTGCCAGAGATTGGCGCCTGCCATGGGAAGGTTTACTTCAGTCTAGTCCAAACTCGTTCCAATCCTGTAGCTTTGTGCTTGTAGTTCCGTTAGTGCCTActagtgtaaaatattttaggaCTTAAAATAACTTTAGACAGGAAAAGATGATATTTAGAGGTCAGCAAGATTCTTTGTCATGTTGAGCCAGCAGTTATGCCTAGTTCCATGTTTGCAGAGTTTTACTTTAGGCTTTAATAACCCACTGACATCTGCCTCGCTGATGTGGTCTCCTTGTCAGGTTTAATGTGCCTGAGATCTACGTTTCGTCAGAGACAGAAGGCTTACTTCATTTATCCATAATGAACAGCGATCTTAAACAGACATAACCAATGCTCATTTTCATCCCTCTTCTATgccaaatataaacacaaattaaaatatacattcatgcacacataaacacactgctaAAAGTCATGAAGCCAGTCGATAGCAACTGTTGTCAAGCAGCAGTTACCTGGGCAACCTGAGTAGAGGTAAGACTCAAGTCGAGAAGAAATGATTCCATGGGGAAGAGTGTTAGAGATGGATTAGAGGAAAATGGAAAGGGAAAAACAAGGGCTCAGACCACACCTACAGgggaaacacacactgtgcaggCTGAGGGGCGATGGTCTAAACATGTAGCTGGTGAGTCTGATTCCAGTTCAGTTTAATCATTCACTCATTCTGATCTACAATTTTTTATTGAAGACATGCTATCTAAAAGGGTTTAGTGATTAGTGAAAACGATGTGCAACTAGTGATGATTCTGCCAGTTTGATGTCATCTGATCATACAGATTAAAGATTTAAGGTGCATCATTAAATAGGCGAGCCTCCCAGGTCCACCAGAGGGGTTATTCTGTGAAAAGCAGTGCCTTCACTGTACCAAGGGTCTACAGATTCACTGAGCACATGAAAATGATCTTCTCTTAGTAAGTCACTCTCCAGAAAGATCAGACAGTTCATAATGTTGCTCCAGtatagaaaaatgttaaaaaaaaaaaaaaaaaaaagtcatgatattaatataaacaccaAGATAACACCTTGgcatacagaaaaagaaaatagataaaaaaaaaacagaaaacagaaaaaaaaaaaaatatatatatatatatatatatatatatatatatatatatatatatatatatatatatatatatatatatgtatatatatatgtaagttaTTTCCCACCAGtaacaaagtaataaaaagaagcaaataaaAAGGATTACCACTGACCAGCATAGGCTACATCTGTTCTTCAAAAATTCCCCATAGGCTAAATTAAGCAACATGCTGTAGTCCAGAGCAACAGACAAACCACAGTAGACAtccatacatgcacacacacaataatggCACACTTCCATTGCACACAATATGTTTGCTACTGGCAGCTCAAACTTTGCAAAGCTTCCAAATTTATCTTCATATTTTACCAGGTCAAGCATCTACAGTGCAGGATGTCACTTTAACTTACCCTTTATCAGTCAGACATCTGACTACTAATATAATTCTGTTCCACCCTCTTCAGAGAAACAGCAGagcaggcaaaaaaaatcactataacATCCACAGATCTAGAAGCAAATAGAGAGACTGGGAAAAAGgaaagaggacagagagagaaaaaaatacatatacaaaaaTCTATAGATGAGATGAAGAGGTAGTTGAATATTGTTCTTAAGTTCCTTCACAGAATACAGCATCTGATCTCCCtgatttctcttctcttcacagATAATCAGCACCATGGAAACTCAGGTGTCCAACGGTCCGAGCGGAACCAGCATGCCTAACGGCCCGGTCATCAGCACCAACGGTGCCACAGACGACAGCAAGACCAACCTGATCGTCAACTACCTGCCTCAGAATATGACCCAGGAGGAGTTCAAGAGCCTGTTTGGCAGCATCGGAGAGATTGAGTCCTGCAAGCTGGTCAGAGACAAAATCACAGGTGATGCAAGCCTTACACATATTATTAGTCTGAGTCTTGCTAGATGTGAAATGtttgcaaagaaaagaaagacttATTAAAGGActacttttagttttaaatattttataaaaatactttatttaaggTATTTCCACATTCTTAGGGAAATATagttaaatctagaaccatAAAGGGTTCTTCAGCTTGTCAGGGGAAgctcttaaaggttctgtgtagaatcCTAAAAGCACAGGGTTTTCCATTAAGAACTCCTTTAGAAAGCTTTAAACATCCTACGAGTTCTTAaagtacccttttttctgagaggcTGTTTGTTAAAAAATTAGACTTCCTACCTACACTCCCTACCTTGTAGCATATTTTAAGGAGCATGCTACACTTTTTTTGACATCACCATGTATAACAGTATAGAATATCATTAATGGCGTAATTATTGCAGATTATTGTGGCATACAGTCCCTCTTATCAGGCTATAACTTACTGTTTTCTGTTATGTTACAGGTCAGAGCTTGGGCTATGGCTTTGTAAACTATGTTGACCCTAACGATGCCGACAAGGCCATCAACACGCTCAACGGTCTCAAACTGCAGACAAAAACAATCAAGGTAAGAGCACCTTGACCCCACGCTCCTGCATCATCCTGTTGACAGGCGGGCCacaggaagaaagaagagaaagtgaggaagTGACAGACAGGGCAGAGGGAAGGGAGGAGAGAGGGTGGGACAGAGGGCAGAGAAGGCAACAGCAGGCACAAAGGgagcagaagaaaagaaagagggagaggcaAAAGCAGAGGTCAGAAATCAAGGGGGCTGTGTGCAAAGGTGATTGTGATGGAAATGTAATTAGGGAGGTGCAGTGCATGGCatttgggggtggggggtgctGAATCAGTGCAGGAAGCCCCATCTGCCTCCAATCTTGGCTAATTAGGGCCTTCTTTGTCTCCAAATTCAGCAGGGGATAGGGGAAGGGGTTCGACTTGGGGAAGGAGGAgttaagaagaaagaaattaaacaatTCAGCCTGGTTTAATCCCACCTGACCATAGCAGATCAAAGATTGTGTCAAAGTACAAACCAAGAAAGATTTGGCAGAAAGAAATGTTtctagaaaaaaagaacatagaACTCACATATTTCCATTTAGTTTCTTATGAAATACTAAAtcattcagttaaaaaaaattacatcatttatatttttcattttatttacattcattctaaTCACTTACAAATACAGTTATATATTATCACATCACGCTAACAGCCTCCTTTAGGAGGATGTTCAaaattgtatgtatatttaaaatagattttttaaattaaatttatttaaattaaaaaatttaaaaacctaaaaataactttaaaatatataacaatatccAATACTTTTTTCTGATGGCATCatttgtgtgcatggtgcatcCAAATCCTTAAGCTGAGCAAATGTCATATTTTCCATGTCAAAAAGGCATTGTTAGAGAGATGCGAGGACTTgggaggagggaaaggaggTGCAGGAGCAAAGGCAGCGTTGCGAGCAGAATGCCAATGACAGGATTAGAGGCCATATGGGCTGCAGGCACCATCTGTAGTGTGGGAGAGATAGGGAGAGGGTTAATTATAGGGCAGAATCCAGTCTTCTAATAAAACACTCCGCCCCGCCCTTCCAGCCGGCAGCCCAATCTCCACCATACACTCACCCACTCGCTGAACAATAACACCCCGGACCCCAACAATACAGCTGCTTAGTCATACTCACCCCCAACATGTATACATGCACAGATGATGCAGGCATGGAGCCTACGCCATTCAGACCCAGCTAGCAATTAGCCTTAGTGTTCTACAGTACACACGAGGAACATAAAGAATATAAGGAAATTAAGGGAATATAAGGATATAAAGCTTTATAAAGAACAATGGAAAATAAGAATACCCAAAAGACTCAAACATTACATGTATAAACACAAAAGAGAATAGTATGTCtaaaaatactcaaaatataaatttgtgaaaataataTCTTAACACACAAGTATGCTCATACTGTACAATACAAACCAAACCACTGTACAGTAATTTAAATAATGGAATACAAATCTGCATCTGGAAATGTTAGATATatgaatgttatatttttagGACAGGAGCTGAGTTTGTGAGCTTTAAGGGATGCCGGACATATTGTAAGCTGTTTACTTGGTTTGTTGGTTGCCAGAGGAGCAATTTCCCCTTGAGGGAGAAGACAAAGAAGGGAGGGAGAAGAGGGAGGGGTAATTTCTCTAtcgcacaaaaacacacactcacagtgctACCATCAATCACAGTCATGTTCAGTCAGCCCCAAATTCATAAACAAATATAGACTtgagacaaattaaaggaaaaagttCAGCTGAGCcgccagaacagcttcactgAGCCTTAGCAGAGATTCTACAAATTTCTGGAACAGTACTAATGGGATGGACACCATTTTTCCAAGAGATATTCCCTTAACTGTTGTTTTGTTGATGGTGGTGGAAAGCACTGCCTAAGACGTCAAACCTCCCATATGTGTTCAACTGGTTGCGATATGGTGATGAGATATGGAGAAGACCTTAGCATATGATTGACATCATTTTGACATCAGTCAGAATGTTTGTATTGATTTACAGTAAACCTTCCCACTAAGCAGACAAATGCCCCCCACAGCACacagttttttcctttaatttatcaCCGTATATTTTATGAGCAAATCTGTTCTCATTGCAGTTACAGCAAAttctgtgctgggagacactgtaatacacagaaatattatttcaaataCAAATTCTAAACTTCAATTATTTATGATCTTTACATGCCTATAATTGCttaacattttgtgaaaatgttgGAAAATGGGAAATTCTCATCATCTCCTTCAGTTAGGAGACCTTAGTTCAAGGGATATAAGGTGGACGTTATAGTTCTGTAAGTACAGGATTGAATTTGTAGAGTCCAGAGGGACTGAATTTAGAAAGCATCCTGCTGGAGTGCCTAATAAGGGTACTAGAGCGTGTTTGCTTAAGAGCATTGGATCTGAAGAAAGGGAGGACGAGAAAGAAAGGGAGTGGGCAGATGGAACCCTTCTGAACCCAGGAGGGAACACTTATTTACCTACTCTGTGTAAAGATAGTAATGACACTGGCAGGAGGACTCATATTACCTCATCTTTGAATTGTAGTTAATGCTGCTTAGGCAACCTGAGTATGTTTTCAGTAAGCATTGTTTAATGTGTCGTGTTTTAGGTGTCCTACGCCAGACCCAGTTCAGCCTCCATCCGTGACGCTAACCTCTACGTGAGCGGGCTACCTAAGACCATGAGCCAGAAGGACATGGAGCAGCTGTTCTCCCAGTATGGCCGTATCATCACCTCCCGCATCCTGGTGGACCAGGTCACAGGTACAGCCTTAGCTTTACTACATTACTGCAAAACATATATAGATATGCAGCTGTAGGAAGCCACATAACATTTCTAATAATGCATGTAAACATGGCTAACAATAAAAGACACCTAGTGGGGATCAATTAGAAATGTATACATGAGATTATGGTAAAAGGTTTTGAATTTGCTTTCCTTTTCACGTGAAGAACTCATATACTATTCCTGATGCTGATATTGCTCTCTACTTCTGGCACAGGCATATCACGAGGAGTGGGCTTCATACGCTTTGACAAGAGAAACGAGGCCGAGGAGGCCATCAAAGGCCTAAATGGCCAGAAGCCTCTGGGTGCTGCCGAACCAATCACTGTCAAGTTTGCCAACAACCCAAGCCAGAAGACAGGCCAGGCGCTGCTCACTCAGCTCTACCAGACTGCCGCCCGTCGTTATACAGGGCCCCTGCACCACCAGACTCAGCGGTTCAGGTACTGCTTGCtaccttttcctctctctgctcctctctgctggcattttctttaaaatgcagTGCTGCCATGCCATTAGAGGGAAAAAGGACCGAACATGACCAACAAAGCTATTTATATTGACAACAAAATTTTGATAGACATTTGTCCAACATGTAACATGCAGTGCATTCAATCCATCGCCTGGGGGCCCTGAAAGTACTACGTCAGTGGACGAGGCCTGTGTGACGACAGGTTGAGAATGATGTAGTGCTCCCTCTAGTGGCTGCACAGGCTGCATGTTAAATGAAAACCCTGTTCTCTGGTTTGTCAGATCCTGCCACTAATGTCTCCACCTACTTCACTCTCCCTCTTGCATTGCAGACTCGACAATTTACTAAACGCCACCTACGGAGTCAAGAGGTAATTTCCAAAGAGGTGTCTTTTTCAAAAGCATCCATGCCTACAACAGCCTCAAACAAAGTGGCCGGAATGCCCCCTGCTGAATTAAGCTTGAATTAGGTGATTTGCAATGCAAAATCGCACTCCATAGCCACCATAAgactaattaataaataataagggCCAACTGAAAATCTACATTGTGGTACAGCAGGACATTCTGGAATGGCTTTGTTGAATCGTTTTGTTCTTTTGGTTGATTACTCGATTGAACtgatttgtatatatatatatattttttattgaactaacatttaatttcttttcagtttcagtt containing:
- the elavl3 gene encoding ELAV-like protein 3 isoform X2, with protein sequence MVTIISTMETQVSNGPSGTSMPNGPVISTNGATDDSKTNLIVNYLPQNMTQEEFKSLFGSIGEIESCKLVRDKITGQSLGYGFVNYVDPNDADKAINTLNGLKLQTKTIKVSYARPSSASIRDANLYVSGLPKTMSQKDMEQLFSQYGRIITSRILVDQVTGISRGVGFIRFDKRNEAEEAIKGLNGQKPLGAAEPITVKFANNPSQKTGQALLTQLYQTAARRYTGPLHHQTQRFRLDNLLNATYGVKRFSPITIDSMTTLAGVNLTGPTGAGWCIFVYNLSPEADESVLWQLFGPFGAVTNVKVIRDFTTNKCKGFGFVTMTNYDEAAMAIASLNGYRLGDRVLQVSFKTSKQHKA
- the elavl3 gene encoding ELAV-like protein 3 isoform X1, which produces MVTIISTMETQVSNGPSGTSMPNGPVISTNGATDDSKTNLIVNYLPQNMTQEEFKSLFGSIGEIESCKLVRDKITGQSLGYGFVNYVDPNDADKAINTLNGLKLQTKTIKVSYARPSSASIRDANLYVSGLPKTMSQKDMEQLFSQYGRIITSRILVDQVTGISRGVGFIRFDKRNEAEEAIKGLNGQKPLGAAEPITVKFANNPSQKTGQALLTQLYQTAARRYTGPLHHQTQRFRLDNLLNATYGVKSCPSLFPRFSPITIDSMTTLAGVNLTGPTGAGWCIFVYNLSPEADESVLWQLFGPFGAVTNVKVIRDFTTNKCKGFGFVTMTNYDEAAMAIASLNGYRLGDRVLQVSFKTSKQHKA
- the elavl3 gene encoding ELAV-like protein 3 isoform X3, translated to MVTIISTMETQVSNGPSGTSMPNGPVISTNGATDDSKTNLIVNYLPQNMTQEEFKSLFGSIGEIESCKLVRDKITGQSLGYGFVNYVDPNDADKAINTLNGLKLQTKTIKVSYARPSSASIRDANLYVSGLPKTMSQKDMEQLFSQYGRIITSRILVDQVTGISRGVGFIRFDKRNEAEEAIKGLNGQKPLGAAEPITVKFANNPSQKTGQALLTQLYQTAARRYTGPLHHQTQRFSCPSLFPRFSPITIDSMTTLAGVNLTGPTGAGWCIFVYNLSPEADESVLWQLFGPFGAVTNVKVIRDFTTNKCKGFGFVTMTNYDEAAMAIASLNGYRLGDRVLQVSFKTSKQHKA
- the elavl3 gene encoding ELAV-like protein 3 isoform X4, which gives rise to MVTIISTMETQVSNGPSGTSMPNGPVISTNGATDDSKTNLIVNYLPQNMTQEEFKSLFGSIGEIESCKLVRDKITGQSLGYGFVNYVDPNDADKAINTLNGLKLQTKTIKVSYARPSSASIRDANLYVSGLPKTMSQKDMEQLFSQYGRIITSRILVDQVTGISRGVGFIRFDKRNEAEEAIKGLNGQKPLGAAEPITVKFANNPSQKTGQALLTQLYQTAARRYTGPLHHQTQRFRFSPITIDSMTTLAGVNLTGPTGAGWCIFVYNLSPEADESVLWQLFGPFGAVTNVKVIRDFTTNKCKGFGFVTMTNYDEAAMAIASLNGYRLGDRVLQVSFKTSKQHKA